The following are encoded together in the Clostridium sp. BJN0013 genome:
- a CDS encoding cyclase family protein, which translates to MFIDITLKITPKMVKDAQGNEKKALMGHLGTHFDVMNKEFPLEYVERKGIVFDVSRITDRDIDENDIDLDRVEMNMFVAFYTGFIEAEGYGGKKYFTEHPQLSNGLIDALLAKKISIIGVDFAGIRQGNEHTPKDQYCADRRVFVIENLCNLKTLLNEQTNINLIANTYPVNYAEMTGLPCRVVAKL; encoded by the coding sequence ATGTTTATAGATATTACACTTAAAATCACACCAAAGATGGTTAAAGACGCACAAGGCAATGAAAAGAAAGCATTAATGGGACACTTGGGTACACATTTTGATGTGATGAACAAAGAATTCCCATTAGAATATGTGGAACGTAAAGGAATCGTCTTTGATGTGAGTAGAATAACAGATAGAGATATTGATGAAAATGATATAGATTTAGACAGAGTGGAAATGAATATGTTTGTTGCTTTTTACACTGGATTCATTGAAGCAGAAGGCTATGGGGGAAAGAAGTATTTTACAGAGCATCCGCAATTGTCCAATGGACTTATAGATGCGTTGCTTGCAAAGAAAATATCTATTATTGGTGTGGATTTTGCAGGAATTAGACAAGGAAATGAACATACACCAAAGGACCAATATTGTGCTGACCGACGAGTATTTGTCATTGAAAATCTTTGTAATCTAAAAACACTTCTTAATGAGCAGACTAATATAAATCTTATAGCCAATACTTATCCTGTGAATTATGCAGAAATGACTGGACTGCCTTGTAGAGTGGTAGCAAAACTTTAG